From the genome of Leptotrichia sp. oral taxon 847:
AGCAAATAAAAATGTAAAAATAGAATCAAAAATATTTGATGATGATAGTGATGATGGAATAATTTCTGGAAAAAAAGAAGCAATAAAGAAAACAGCCGTAACTTTTCAGTATGCAGATAATTCTGTTTATCAAATTTATTCAAAACCTAATTATTTAACAACAATAAAATTACAACCAGGAGAAAAAATAATTTTTAAAGCAGGAGGAGATACAGAAAATTGGCAATTGGAACAAACAACAGGTGGAAAAGATAATAGAGAAATTTTGTTGTTAGTTCCAACTGATACTGATTTAAAAACAAATCTGGTAATCACAACAGATAGACATACTTATTTGATTAATGCAGTTTCTACTGAAGATAAATATAATCCATTAGTTGAATGGCAATATCCTCAAGAAAAAAAATTATTTTATGAGAACTACAATAATAATACAGAAAATTTATCAGTTAGTGATGTAAAAAATCTTAACTATGGTTATACAATTACTAACAAAAATTATAATTTTTCTCCAGTTTTAGTATTTGATGACGGGACAAAAACTTATATTTTAATGAAAAATAATTTGCAAGAAATGCCAAGTTTTTATGTAAAAGGAACTGATAATCAATTAACATTAGTTACAAGCAGAGTGGAAGGAAGATATGTAGTTTTGGATTATGTAACAAAAGAAATTTTCGTTATAAATGGTAAAAAAACTGTAAAAGTTAGAAATAATAAGAAATAAAATATGGGAGGTGTTAAAAAGTGGCAGAAGAAAATGATGTTGAATTTGATGAAAGTAATAGCACTGACAATTTTGTAAATAACAATAAAAAACCTGAATCAGAAAATACTTTTTATAACGAAGAAAAAGAAAGAGAAGGAGATTCAGAAAATATAAATACAGATGAAATCAATAGTACTCAAGAAGAGGAAAAAGGAATTATTAGAAGATTTATACCTGATACAGGGATGTTTAATGAAA
Proteins encoded in this window:
- a CDS encoding TrbG/VirB9 family P-type conjugative transfer protein → MGKKSIKPLIMGLLLLIFSFGFTNDGVTITPANKNVKIESKIFDDDSDDGIISGKKEAIKKTAVTFQYADNSVYQIYSKPNYLTTIKLQPGEKIIFKAGGDTENWQLEQTTGGKDNREILLLVPTDTDLKTNLVITTDRHTYLINAVSTEDKYNPLVEWQYPQEKKLFYENYNNNTENLSVSDVKNLNYGYTITNKNYNFSPVLVFDDGTKTYILMKNNLQEMPSFYVKGTDNQLTLVTSRVEGRYVVLDYVTKEIFVINGKKTVKVRNNKK